A single window of Nicotiana sylvestris chromosome 3, ASM39365v2, whole genome shotgun sequence DNA harbors:
- the LOC138887848 gene encoding secreted RxLR effector protein 161-like: MLVALAAVYGLEIHQMDVKKAFLNRDLEEEIYMEQPEGFVVPGKEKKDLGVADLILGIKIHKTPQDIACAISKLSRYTSNLVQSHWMAMKRVLGYLEHIQGFALYYSKYPSVIEGYYDANWITGSTDSKSTSGYIFTIGGGMVSRKSSKQTCIVRSTMEAEFIALDKAGESQLLI; encoded by the exons atgttagtagcattagctgcagtgtatggtcttgaaattcatcaaatggatgttaagaaAGCCTTCTTGAAtagagatttggaggaagaaatctacatggaacaacctgaagggtttgtggttccaggtaaagaaaagaag gatttgggagttgctgatttaattttGGGGATTAAGATtcataagactcctcaag atatagcttgtgctataagtaaattaagtcgatacacgagcaatctagttcaatctcattggatggcaatgaaacgagttttgggatatttagaacatatcCAGGGCTTTGCTTTgtactacagtaaatatccttcAGTGATTGAGGGTTATTATGATGCAAATTGGAttaccggttcaactgattctaagtccacaagtggatatatattcactattggtggaggaatGGTATCTCGGAAatcgtccaaacaaacttgtattgtccgatctacaatggaggctgagttcatagccttggATAAAGCTGGTGAATCACAGTTACTTATCTGA